In Limosilactobacillus sp. WILCCON 0051, a single window of DNA contains:
- the ruvA gene encoding Holliday junction branch migration protein RuvA, whose protein sequence is MFEYLTGAIVDTAPTYIVIDVNGVGYRLACANPFRWQVNPSDKVKVYVYQAVREDAITLYGFVSAEEKQLFMQLINVSGIGPKSALAILANPDHQGLIDAIANDNVGYLTKFPGIGKKTAGQIVLDLHDKIDQLRANEPLDFNVPASDIEMTTELRDALAALTALGYPERSVKKVQKALSKEPAMSTDDYLRQGLRLLS, encoded by the coding sequence TTGTTTGAATATCTTACTGGGGCAATTGTTGATACAGCGCCAACCTACATCGTAATCGACGTCAATGGCGTAGGCTATCGGCTGGCCTGTGCCAATCCGTTTCGTTGGCAGGTCAATCCCAGCGACAAGGTCAAGGTTTATGTATATCAAGCCGTTAGAGAAGATGCGATTACTCTGTATGGCTTTGTCAGTGCAGAAGAAAAGCAGCTTTTTATGCAGCTGATCAACGTATCGGGGATCGGTCCCAAAAGCGCCTTGGCAATTCTGGCCAATCCGGATCACCAGGGCTTGATTGACGCGATTGCCAATGACAACGTCGGCTACTTGACCAAGTTTCCTGGGATTGGCAAGAAAACGGCTGGCCAAATCGTCTTGGATCTGCATGACAAGATTGATCAGCTGCGTGCCAATGAGCCGCTGGATTTCAACGTGCCAGCCAGCGACATCGAGATGACGACTGAATTAAGGGATGCCTTGGCTGCTTTAACGGCACTAGGCTATCCGGAACGATCGGTGAAAAAAGTACAAAAAGCGCTTAGCAAGGAACCGGCAATGTCGACTGATGATTATCTGCGGCAGGGACTGCGCTTGCTGAGCTAA
- the ruvB gene encoding Holliday junction branch migration DNA helicase RuvB: MSAQVENEAESAGEISLRPQWLADYIGQEQIKRKLSVYIQAARSREEALDHVLLYGPPGLGKTTLAMVIAHEMNVGIKTTSGPAIEKPGDLVAMLNELHPGDVLFIDEIHRLPKTVEEMLYSAMEDYFIDIVVGEGPAAHPIHFPLPPFTLIGATTRAGVLSAPLRDRFGIIEHMAYYSQAELEKIIFRSAKIFAMPIEPTGARELAMRSRGTPRIANRLLKRVRDFAQVAGCDAIDAATVNKALKLLQVDERGLDEIDRRILHTMIDYYHGGPVGLKTIAANVGEEMGTIEEMYEPYLLQIGFIARTPRGRVATPAAYRHLGVALPSD, translated from the coding sequence ATGTCGGCACAGGTTGAAAACGAAGCTGAAAGTGCCGGTGAAATCAGTCTGCGGCCGCAATGGCTGGCTGACTATATTGGTCAGGAACAGATCAAAAGAAAGCTTTCCGTTTATATTCAAGCTGCCCGCAGTCGTGAAGAGGCACTGGACCACGTGCTGTTATATGGACCGCCGGGATTAGGGAAAACCACGCTGGCAATGGTGATTGCTCATGAGATGAACGTTGGCATCAAGACGACCAGCGGACCAGCTATTGAAAAGCCGGGTGATCTGGTTGCAATGCTAAATGAGCTTCATCCAGGCGATGTCTTGTTTATCGATGAGATCCATCGGCTGCCGAAAACGGTTGAGGAAATGCTCTACTCAGCAATGGAAGACTATTTTATCGATATTGTCGTTGGTGAAGGACCAGCTGCGCATCCGATTCATTTTCCGCTGCCGCCGTTTACTCTGATTGGCGCAACGACGCGAGCGGGAGTCTTATCGGCGCCTTTGCGAGATCGTTTTGGCATTATTGAGCATATGGCATATTACAGTCAGGCAGAATTGGAAAAGATTATTTTTCGATCGGCCAAGATTTTTGCCATGCCGATTGAACCAACCGGCGCCCGTGAGTTGGCAATGCGTTCAAGAGGTACGCCGCGGATTGCCAACCGGCTTTTGAAACGGGTGCGTGACTTTGCCCAGGTTGCTGGCTGCGATGCCATTGATGCAGCCACCGTTAACAAGGCGCTTAAGCTGCTACAGGTTGATGAGCGTGGCTTAGATGAGATTGACCGCCGCATTCTGCATACGATGATTGACTACTACCATGGCGGCCCAGTAGGCTTAAAAACGATTGCGGCCAATGTTGGCGAGGAGATGGGGACGATTGAGGAGATGTATGAGCCATATCTGCTGCAGATCGGCTTTATCGCCCGTACGCCAAGAGGACGAGTTGCAACGCCGGCCGCCTATCGTCATCTAGGGGTCGCTTTGCCCAGTGATTAG
- the yajC gene encoding preprotein translocase subunit YajC, with protein MSSIIIIVLMIAFMYFFMIRPQQKQRKEHQSMVNHLKKGDQVVMISRLHGVIDEINTTDQTVTIDCEGVYLTFDLSAIARVIPSKTQAAEAQPASQAAASEEPASQASEASEAPASEAAPASESAEAADDQKPAESDSADADK; from the coding sequence ATGTCTAGCATCATCATTATCGTTTTGATGATCGCCTTCATGTATTTCTTTATGATTCGGCCACAACAAAAGCAACGTAAAGAGCATCAATCAATGGTAAATCACTTGAAGAAGGGTGATCAGGTCGTAATGATCAGCCGTCTGCATGGGGTAATTGATGAAATCAATACTACCGATCAAACGGTAACGATTGATTGTGAAGGCGTCTACTTGACTTTTGACCTTTCCGCAATTGCACGGGTAATTCCAAGCAAGACGCAAGCTGCTGAAGCCCAACCTGCCAGTCAGGCTGCGGCCAGCGAAGAACCAGCCAGTCAGGCCAGTGAAGCTAGTGAGGCTCCGGCAAGTGAAGCCGCACCAGCCAGTGAATCTGCAGAAGCTGCTGATGATCAAAAGCCGGCTGAAAGCGACAGTGCTGACGCTGACAAGTAA
- a CDS encoding bifunctional oligoribonuclease/PAP phosphatase NrnA: MDELTSILEQIKKYNKIIIHRHQRPDPDAIGSQVGLAEILKASFPYKQIYVVGKHIPGFDWIGTMDEIESDVYDDALVIVTDTANAPRIDDRRFNNGDELIKIDHHPNDEPYGDLMWVRDDASSCSEMIYEFYERFTNELKLPQKAAHALYAGIVGDTGRFLYPATTPNTMRIAGELMAAGADAATICQREDTITLPMARLSAYVYENMTLLESGAAYVVLTDAILKRYGLTEAGTSAVVPLLGKVQGVKAWAIFVEQEDGHYRIRLRSKGPFINELAKKHQGGGHPLASGAKARDEQEIKEVVSQLDELAANA, from the coding sequence ATGGACGAGTTAACGTCAATTCTTGAACAGATAAAAAAGTACAACAAAATCATCATTCATCGCCACCAGCGTCCTGATCCCGATGCAATCGGCTCGCAAGTTGGCTTGGCTGAGATTTTAAAGGCTTCGTTTCCCTACAAGCAGATCTATGTCGTTGGCAAGCACATCCCAGGATTTGATTGGATCGGTACGATGGATGAAATCGAAAGCGACGTTTATGACGATGCTTTGGTAATCGTGACTGATACGGCCAACGCTCCCCGCATTGATGATCGTCGGTTCAACAATGGCGATGAGCTGATTAAGATCGACCACCATCCTAATGACGAGCCTTATGGTGATTTGATGTGGGTTAGAGATGATGCTTCCAGCTGCTCGGAAATGATCTATGAGTTTTATGAACGGTTCACAAACGAACTGAAGCTGCCGCAAAAGGCTGCTCATGCTCTGTATGCCGGGATCGTTGGCGATACGGGTCGTTTTTTGTATCCGGCAACTACGCCAAACACGATGCGGATTGCAGGTGAGCTGATGGCTGCCGGTGCGGATGCGGCAACGATCTGTCAGCGTGAGGATACGATCACGCTGCCCATGGCTCGCTTATCGGCATACGTCTATGAAAACATGACTCTGTTGGAAAGCGGAGCAGCCTATGTGGTCTTGACCGATGCAATCTTGAAGCGCTATGGCTTGACTGAAGCTGGGACTTCAGCTGTCGTGCCTTTGCTGGGCAAGGTTCAGGGGGTTAAGGCATGGGCGATCTTTGTTGAACAAGAAGATGGCCATTATCGGATTCGTCTGCGCTCTAAAGGTCCTTTTATCAATGAGCTGGCTAAAAAGCATCAAGGCGGCGGTCATCCATTAGCCAGTGGTGCCAAGGCTCGTGATGAACAAGAAATCAAAGAAGTGGTCAGTCAGCTGGACGAGTTGGCTGCCAATGCCTAA
- a CDS encoding tRNA guanosine(34) transglycosylase Tgt — translation MKLDFKLQHHAETARTAQLAIGRQTLETPSLIIPAPALAVHDLAPAEVKRSQIKGLSIDESIVSQNPGTETVHNLGGLHRFMAWDGLVIAKPSDFRHLPLVKKNHLTKDGVRFHDVKTGAVRLMTPQTVIESQTELQPDIMLMLSQTPSYYAPYDYVEKAVAINSSWAAAAVQKLTADSPALFGVMQGAGFAQLRKQSIEALSKIDFSGYVIGGLSDIDNDKEFDRILKLSVDLLPADKARMVVDIQSSAQLVSALKNGIDLIETSLPTHWGRYGKALTAQGLLPIKKARFAADPQPLAEDCRCPVCEQYSRAYLRHLLHMDDSVGSRLISQHNLWYLQQLVSQARLAIMHDQPITAIFENLI, via the coding sequence TTGAAGCTTGATTTTAAACTGCAGCATCATGCTGAAACAGCCCGAACAGCCCAGCTGGCAATTGGTCGTCAGACACTCGAGACGCCAAGTCTGATCATTCCTGCACCGGCGCTGGCGGTTCATGATCTGGCACCGGCTGAAGTCAAACGATCCCAGATCAAGGGACTTAGCATCGATGAAAGCATCGTCTCGCAAAATCCTGGAACCGAAACAGTCCATAACTTAGGCGGTCTGCATCGTTTCATGGCTTGGGATGGTTTGGTGATTGCCAAGCCCAGTGATTTTCGGCATCTGCCATTGGTCAAGAAAAATCACCTGACTAAAGACGGCGTGCGTTTTCATGACGTCAAGACGGGTGCGGTTCGCTTGATGACGCCGCAAACGGTAATTGAATCACAAACCGAACTGCAGCCGGATATCATGCTGATGCTGAGTCAGACGCCATCTTATTATGCACCGTATGACTATGTTGAAAAAGCCGTGGCAATCAATTCTAGCTGGGCAGCCGCGGCCGTTCAGAAACTGACCGCTGATTCGCCAGCGCTGTTTGGCGTGATGCAAGGTGCTGGGTTTGCCCAGTTAAGAAAACAGAGTATTGAGGCTTTATCTAAAATAGATTTTTCCGGCTATGTAATCGGTGGCTTAAGCGATATTGACAATGACAAGGAATTTGATCGCATCTTGAAGCTAAGCGTCGATTTGCTGCCTGCCGATAAGGCGCGGATGGTGGTTGACATTCAATCGTCAGCACAGCTGGTCAGCGCGCTTAAAAACGGCATTGATCTGATTGAAACCTCTTTACCGACTCATTGGGGACGCTATGGCAAGGCTTTAACCGCACAAGGACTGCTGCCGATTAAAAAGGCGCGCTTTGCTGCTGACCCACAACCACTCGCTGAAGACTGCCGTTGTCCAGTCTGTGAGCAATATTCAAGAGCCTATCTGAGACATCTGCTGCATATGGATGATTCCGTTGGTTCGCGCTTGATTAGTCAGCATAATCTTTGGTATTTGCAGCAGCTGGTAAGTCAGGCTCGTTTGGCGATTATGCATGATCAACCCATCACGGCGATTTTTGAGAACCTGATTTAG